CAGCATATGAGCTAGAAGATGGGATTAAAGCTTATATAGAAGAGATTAAACGTTTATATACAACGGAGGTGAAATAATGATTGAAAGTATTTTACAAAGTAATAAAAGAACCTCGATTTTAGTTATTGGGGATTTAATGATTGATCATTATTTATGGGGAAGCTGTGAGCGTATTTCTCCAGAAGCTCCTGTTCCTGTAGTTGATATTAAAAGCGAAACTACTGTTTTAGGTGGGGCTGGAAACGTTATTAATAATCTTGTTTCTTTAGGAGCAGAAGTAGGAGTACTTTCTGTTGTTGGAAATGATGCTGTTGCAAATGAATTAAAATATATCTTAGATGAAACAGGTGCTAAGTCTTTTTTAACAGAACAAGCAGGAAGAAAAACATCTAAAAAATCACGTCTTATGGCTGCTAAGTCACAAATTGTTAGATATGATCATGAAAGTAAAAATGATATATCTTTTGAGTCAGTAAAAAAAATATTTTCTAAATTTCAAGAAATTATTAATGGTTATGACATTATTTTATTATCAGATTATGGAAAAGGTGTTTTAACTGATACGTTAACAAAAGAAATTATTGAGTACGCAAGTAAATACGATAAAAAAGTATTAGTAGATCCAAAAGGAACAGATTATTCTAAATACAAGGGTGCTTATTTATTAACACCTAATAAAAAAGAAGCACAAATTGCTTCTGGAATTGAGATTGATTCTAGCGATACTTTGGAATTTGCATTAAAAAGACTGAAAGATATAGCAGCTTTAACATACTCTGTTATTACCTTAAGTGAAGATGGTATTGCTATTTTAAAAGACAATAATGTGATTACCAAACCCACAGTTGCACGTGAAGTTTATGATGTGACTGGGGCAGGGGATACCGTACTTGCTTCTTTAGGTTTTGCTTTGTGTTTACAAGATGATATTGAAATTGCAGTTGAGTTTGCTAATTTAGCAGCTGGTGTAGTTGTAGGAAAACTTGGATCTGCAACAGTAAGTTTAGATGAAATAGAAGATTATAAATCAAGTATCTCAAAAAGCTCCATTGAACTTCATATTAAAACACAAGATGAAATAGAAAATCTTACAAAACGTCTTGCCTTAAAAAACAAAAAAATTGTTTTTACCAATGGTTGTTTTGATATTTTACATAAGGGACATGTTTCTTATTTAAATATTGCTAAATCTTTTGGAGATGTATTAATTGTTGGATTAAATTCTGATGCATCAGTACGAGCTTTAAAAGGTGAGAACAGACCTGTAAATGAAGAAGATGACAGAGCGTATATGTTAAGTGCGTTAGAGAGTGTTGATTATGTAGTGGTATTTAATGATGATACGCCATATGAACTTATTAAAAAAATACAGCCTCATACTCTTGTAAAAGGGGCTGATTATGAAGGTAAAGAAGTAGTTGGTTCTGATATTGCAAAAGAAACACGATTGGTTGAATTTGTTGAAGGCAAAAGCACAACAAAACTCATTGAAAAAATCAAAAATAAATAAGGCTCTAAAATGAAAGACATTATTAAAAATGAATTTAATTTACATTTAGAAACAATTACTAATGTAATAAATACTATGCAAGGGCCTTTAGAAGAAGCTGCTAAATTAGCAGTGGATACTTTAAAAGCGGGTAATAAAATACTGTTATTTGGAAATGGTGGAAGCGCCGCTGATGCACAACATATAGCAGCAGAATTAACAGGACGTTATAAAACAGAAAGACGTGGATTACCTGGTATTGCACTTACTACTGATACTTCTGCTTTAACAGCTATTGGAAATGACTATGGATATGAGAGAATTTTTGACAGACAAGTTGAATCCTTGGCTAATAAAGGGGATTTACTATTAGGAATCTCAACTTCTGGGAATTCTAAAAATGTGATTTCTGCTTTTAGACTGGGACGTGAAATGGGATGCCGAATTCTTGGTTTCTCTGGACGTGATGGAGGAGCTATGAATGAATACTGTGATGTGAATTTAATAGTACCCTCAAATGATACTCCACGTATTCAAGAAATGCATATTTTATTTGGACATACTATTTGTCACATTATTGATACAGCATACGAAGAGAAGTAAAAGTTAAAAAGCAAAAAAGGTAAAAAGTGAATTTAAGTAAAGCAGACAAACAAATAATAAGTGACTCAATAAGAGATATACAAGACTTTCCAAAAAAAGGCATAGTATTTAAAGATATTACGACTTTATTAAACAATAAAGAAGCCTACCAAGTATTGATGAATCATTTAGAAGAACGTTACAAAACATATGATTTAGATTATATAGCTGGAATTGATGCCAGAGGTTTTATTTTTGGAGCAGCTCTTGCTGATAGATTAAAAATCGGTTTCGTACCAATTCGTAAAAAAGGAAAACTTCCTTCTACTACTGTATGTGAAAAATATGAATTGGAATATGGTTTTGATGAGGTAGAAGTACACTTAGATGCTTTTAAAGACATACCTAATGCAAGAGTATTAATGATTGATGATTTAATTGCAACAGGTGGAACTGCGAATGCTGCTGCTAAATTAATAAACAATGTAAATGCCCTTTTAGTAGAATCTTGTTTTATTATGAACTTGACTTTTTTAAATGGAAGTGAAGCTGTAAGCAAACATGCACCTGTATACTCTGTGTTAGAGATTTAAATATATAAAAATAGGATAGAAGAATGAATAATCAAAACAATAACTTAGAAGAAGAATTCAGAGAATTTTTCTATCTTCCAAAAGCATCAAAATTTGATCCCGATGAAAATGGACATTTTGACAAGTTTGGTGGAAGATATGTACCAGAAACGCTAATGCCAGCTTTATTGGAATTAGAAAAAGAATATAAAAGTATTCGTTTTGATAAAGATTTTTGGATAGAAGTTAATGCTTTATTAAAAGATTATGTCGGACGTGAAAATCCATTATATTATGCAAAAAATATTTCAGAAGAAATGGGTGCAAAAGTATATTTAAAAAGAGAAGATTTAAATCATACTGGGGCTCATAAAGTTAATAATGTAATAGCCCAGGGTTTATTAGCAAAACGTTTGGGTAAAAAGAAAGTAATAGCTGAAACAGGGGCAGGGCAACATGGTGTTGCAACGGCTACTATTGCTGCATTACTTGGTTTAGAGTGTACTGTTTTTATGGGTGCAAAAGATGTTGAAAGACAAGAATTAAATGTATTCAGAATGAAACTCTTAGGTGCTAAAGTTGTTAGTGTTGAATCTGGAAGTAAAACACTAAAAGATTCAATGAATGAAGCTATTAGATATTGGGTTACAAATGCCAGAGATACATATTATATTATAGGTACAGTTGCAGGGCCTCATCCTTATCCTATGATGGTAAGAGACTTTCAAGCTATTATTGGTTTTGAAGCAAGAAAACAAATTCTTCAAAAAGAAAATTGTTTGCCTGATTATGTAATTGCGTGTATTGGTGGAGGTTCTAATGCTATTGGAATGTTTTCACATTTTTTAGAAGATAAAGAAACGACTTGTATTGGAATAGAAGCAGGTGGTTTAGGAATAGATACGGATAAACATGGTTGTTCACTTGCAAAAGGAACACCAGGTGTACTGCATGGTCAATGCTCTTATTTATTGCAAGACAAAGAAGGACAGATTTTAGAAGCTCACAGTATTTCTGCTGGTTTGGATTATCCAGGAATTGGGCCAGAGCATGCTTATCACAAAGAGTTAGAAACAGTAGAATATGATTCTATTACGGATCAAGAAGCTTTAGATGCTTTTGTATGGTTAAGTAGAAAAGAAGGAATTATTCCTGCTTTTGAGAGTGCTCATGCAATTGCGTATTTGAAAAAAGCACAAAAAAGATTTAAAGATAAAATTATAATTATTAATCTTTCCGGACGTGGAGATAAAGATATGGTACAAGCAAAAGATTTACTAAACTTTGACTAAGGCGTAATATTGAATAATTTATTAAGACTTTTTAAAAAACACTCAGGCAAAATTTTAGCTTTAGTGGTGATAACATTTTTTTCTTTTTTAGCCTACAATTTATATCAAGCACCAGTAGATGGATTTACTGATAAATTTGTATATTTATTAAAAACCTATGGTTATGTGATTTTATTTGCATGGAGTATTTTAGAGGGGGAAGCTGGTTTAATAATGGCTGGACTTTTATCTCATACAGGTGATATGAATGTGTATATGGCTGTTTTTATAGCAGGTCTTGGTGGTTTTGCAGGGGACCAAATATATTTTTATATTGGACGTTTTAATAAAGCTTATGTTCATAAAAAATTTAGAGGTCAAAGACGTAAATTTGCCCTCTCTCATTTGTTACTCAAAAAATATGGTTGGCCTATAATTTTTATGCAGCGTTATATGTATGGAATGAGAACTATTATCCCTATTTCAATAGGGCTTACAAGATACAGTGCTAAAATGTTTGCTTTTATAAATCTTATTTCTGCTTGGTGTTGGGCTGCTATTACTATAGTACCTGCTTGGTATTTTGGAGAAGAAATATTAGTAGTTCTTCATTGGGCTAAAGAGCATTGGTATTTCGCTTTACCTTTTGCTTTAATCTTTGGTGGAAGCATAATATACTATTTTAATAAAATGACTAAAAAAAAGGAAGAAAATGAAAATTAATTTAAATGATAAAAATATTAATAAAATAAGTGCAGATGTAGAAATTATTATCACTACGCCTACAAACTTAAATAAATCAAATGATATAAAGTTATTAGAAAAAGTAAACTTCAAAGCACATGACGAAGAAGTGGTTTTATTACTTGAAAAACAAAAAATATATGTTGGTTGTGAAGATAATTCTTATGATGGTATTGCAATTGCTATATCATCTGCTATTAAAGAGCTTAAAAAAACTACTTTTACAAGCGCAAAAGTTCTTTTAGAAAATGATGATGAAAACATTTTAAAACCCCTTGTTGAGGGTGCATTTTTAGGTGAGTACGAATTTTCAAAATATAAAGCAAAAAAAGAAAAATCAACTAAAATCAAATTAACAATTGTCTGTAAAAAATTAACAACTCTTTTAGTTAATATTTTAGAAGACTCGGTAATTATTGCATCTTCTGTTAATAAAGTAAGAGACTTTGTAAATACTATTCCTAATGATTTTTTCCCAAAAACAATGAGCCGTGAAGCTAAAAAAATAGCTAAAAATGACGATGTATCTGTGAAGATTTATGGAGAAGACTATTTAGATAATAACAAAATGCATACTATGTTAGCCGTAGGTCGTGCTTCAAGACATGAATCACAACTTATTCATTTGACGTATAAACCAAAGAATGCTACGAAAAAAATCGTATTGGTTGGAAAAGGTTTGACTTATGATTCAGGTGGTTTGTCTTTAAAACCAGCAGATGGAATGTTGGGTATGAAATCCGATAAAGGTGGAGGATGTGCAGTACTAGGAATTTTAAATGCAGTTTCTTTACTAAAACTACCTATTGAAGTACATGGAATTATTGGTGCGGTTGAAAATATGATTGGTGGAGATGCTTATAAACCAGATGATGTATTAATTGCAAAAAATGGAACAAGTATTGAAATTAAAAATACAGATGCAGAAGGAAGACTTGTATTAGCTGATTGTTTATGTTATGCACAAGAACAAGTAGAAGATTTAGATTATATCTTTGATTTTGCAACCTTAACTGGTGCTGCTGTTGTTGGTGTTGGACAATATACTACTGCTATTATGGGAAATGATATTGCTTTAAAATGTTCTGCTGTAGGTACTGCTTTAAGAGCAGGAGAGTTAGCAACAAATCTTCCTTTTAACAGACATCTTAGAAAATTAATTAAATCAGATATTGCAGATATTGCTAATCTTGGAACAACCAGGTTAGGTGGAGCTATTACAGCTGGAATATTTTTGGATCAGTTTATTACCAAAAAGAATAAAAACAAGTGGTTACACTTTGATATTGCTGCTCCTGCTTATGTAACTCATGCTTGGGGATACAATCCTATTGGAGCATCAGGTGCTGGTGTTCGTATGACAGTTGAGTTCTTAAAGAATCTTGATAATAATAAGTGTTAAACACTTATATATATTTAAAGAAAAAGGAATAGCTTCCTTTTTCTTTAAGAGTAGTATTTTATATTTTTAATACACTCTTTTGGGTTTATTTTAAACTCTTTAAAAAATGCATTTGAAAAGTTATTTGAATATTTATATCCCATTAAGTGTGCTACTTCATTTACATTATATTCTCCCTCTTCTAATAAATACTTTGCTTTTGTTAATTTATATTTTGTTAAAAATTGATAAGGACTTTGTTTATATACTTGTTTAAAGCCTTTTTTTAATTTAAACTCATTGATACATACAATTTTTGCAAGCTCAACAATTGAGGGTGGGTTTTGTAAATCTTGAAGAAGTATTTCTTTTGCTTTAAGTATTTGTTGTTTATCGTAAGTATTTAGTTTGATTGCATTTTTTGTTGCAGATATTTTATTTATTTCTAAATATAAGAGTTCTAATATTTTACTTTGTAAAAATAGCTTATTAATTTCACTGTTATTAGAATGGGCATAGATTTCATTTAAAATTCTTTCACTCTTTACACTTGTAGGGGAAAAATCAATCAGATTAAGTTTTTTATGATTTCCATATTTATTTAAAATAGTATTTTCAAAATTTTTTTGTAAAAAATCTTCATTTACTATTAATCTAATTTGTTCAACTTTTTTGCTAGTAAACTCTCTAATGCCTTGGGAACCATCAAAAAGAGAGATGGTAGTAAATCCCTCCTTAAATTCTATTATTTCTTTTTTACCAGAGCTTTTATAATTGGAATAACCTTTTAATCCAAATGTTATAACAAACTTTTTTTCATGTTGATTTGTTTTTATTTTCGTTGGTTTTAGAAATTCAAAATGGGTTTTTAATAATAAAAGTCCTTCTTGAATATGCAGTTTTTCCATATAGTCTTTTCCTATATTTTTAGGAAAGGTATTCTCTAAAATATTTTCATTGGAGGAAATATTATCTAACAATATCTCTTCTAAGTTAAGTTTACACATGTTTTTCCTTTTGTAATAGAAATAAAACCTTTTAGCATATTAATGATATTGAATATCATTTTTATCCAAGATATAATAATTTCAATTAAAAATAAATTAAAGGAAGAATAATGATAGACCTTAAAAGTAAAACATTATTAACAATAACAAGTATTATTTTAAGCAGTAATCTTTTAGCTAATAATACTCAAAATCTTAACACAGTTACAGTAAGTGCCCAAAAAAGCATAGAGGATGTACAAAAAATTCCTATGAGTATAAATGTATTTAATGCACAAACATTAAAGAATAATACAATAACAAAACTTGATGATATTGCTTTATATACCCCTGGTTTATTACTTTTTAATACAGGAGAAGAGGGCTTAATAACTCCTTCAATCAGAGGAATATCAGGAAACATTAGTTCTTTCTCTACTCCTGTTAGTTTATATCTTGATGGTGTGCCTGTAATGAGTAGTTTTGGTTATACAAATGCTTTATTGGATGTAGAGAGGATAGAAGTATTAAAAGGTCCTCAAGGTACTTTATATGGTAATAACTCCGAAGTTGGAGTAATCAATATAATTAGTAAAAAACCAAATAATAAATCAAAAGCTAAACTCTCAGTTATTATTGCAAATAAGGGTAAAAAAGAATATCAAGCGAATCTTTCTTTCCCCATCATTAAAGATAAGTTTTATGTAAGCCTTGCTTTAAAGCATGAAGAAAAAGATGGTTTTATAAAAAATACCAATAGTTATCAAAAGGAAAACAATAAAGAAGGTGATTTCCAAAAGATTAATTTACGATTTACTCCTTTAGATAACTTGGATATTTCTTTTGTTGTTTCTAATAGTAAAAGAAATGATGGTTCTTTAGATTGGGCAAAAGCAGGGCAAGAAAATAATGTAGAAGTAAGCTCAAACCTAATAGGTTATTCTAAACCTAAAGAGCGAAACTATTCTTTGAAAGTAGATTATGATATTAATAATACTAGTAAATTTACATCAATTACTGCAAAACGTAATTATAAAGAAAAAGCTGCACTAGATCTTGATTTAAGTGCTACAAACATGGCACATATTTACAGAGACTATGAATTTGATACTTTTTCACAAGAGTTTAAATTAGAAAAGAATTTTAAAAATACAAAGTTACTTGCAGGTGTGTATTTCTCTAAAGAAAAAGATGATATATATTTTAAAAGAGTAACAATGATGGCTCCCTTAGGAATGAGTTCGTTACAGTACTTAAACTCAAAAACATATAGTATTTATAGCAATGTAACTACCCGAATAAATGATAAATTTAGCATAAGTGCTGGTCTTAGATATGACTATGAAAAAAAAGATTTAATCCTTGCCTCTTCTACTATCAAACTTGAAAAAGATTTTAAAAACATCTCTCCTAAACTTTCTTTTTTATATGATTTTAATGATGAATCAATGATGTACTTTACTCTAGCACAAGGTTATAAAAGTGGAGGTTTTAATGCTTTTGTATCTTTGCAAGATGAGAAAAAATTTACTGAAGAAGAATTGACTTCTTATGAGTTAGGATATAAAACATATTTGTTTAATAACAGCGTAATATTTAATTCATCTCTTTATTATATGAATATAAATGATATGCAAGTTGAGTTAAGAGATGGCTCTAATAATCCCTATACAACAAATGCAGCAAAAGCAAAATCTCAAGGTCTAGAGCTTGAAGTGCAAGCTTTTGTAAGTGATGATATAACACTGTTTGCAAATGGTGCTTTAAATAAAACTATTTTCAAAGAGTACAAAAATAATAGCAATGATTACAGTGGGAATACTAATCCTTTTGCTCCTAAATATAATTTTAACTTAGGAGTATTATATGAAAATGTTAGTGGTTACTTTACTAAAGTTGATTTAGCTGGATATGGAAAAACATATTTTGATCCTGCGAATAAATATTTTCAAAAAGCGTATGAGGTGGTTAATGTAAAAGTAGGGTATTCAAGTAAAAATTATGAAATCTACTTTTATGGGAAAAATGTATTTGATCAAAAACACGATGCAACGAATGTTTATCTCAATGGAACGGTATCTGTGTATAACGATGATAAAGAATTTGGCGTTCAATTAGCGTATAAGTTTTAGGAATATAAATGACAAAAAATATTAATACCTATTTACAAATGTTATTGGTTCAGCAAAAAGTTGAACTCTTAAGCATAGCTTTGAACTTTGAATTATTTAAAGCTTTAGAGGAAAAAGAACACAGCTATATTACATTAGCAAAACATATGAGAAGCAATAAGAACAATACGAAAATATTATTAGAGGGTTTAGATTTATTAGGTCTTATAAAAGAAGAGAACAATATCTATGTAAATACAAAACTGTCAAGAACATATTTCACTGCGGGCAAAAAAAACTATTGTGGGGATTTGTTTTTGCATAGAAAAGACTTATTATCTAAAGCCAATACAATGTTATCTTCTTTAATACTAAAAGAGAATGAAGACAACAGCAATGCAAAGCATCCAGAAGTATGGGCAAAAGCAGCCAAAAAGAATTTAAAACAAGAACAACTTAACCTTATTTCACCTATTTCTTTAAATATTGTAAAAGAATTAAAAGAGTTTAAACATTTTAAAAAGATGTTAGATTTAGGATGCTCTTCTGGAATACTTAGTTTAGAATTTGTGAAAAATCATCCATCTATGACAGCAGTTTGTTTTGATTATAAAGAAGTTACCACTGTAGTTAAAACACATATAAAAGAGTATGACTTAGAAAATAGAGTTAGCGTGATAAGTGGTGATATTGAAGAAGATGATATTGGAAAAGGCTACGATTTTATTTGGTGCAGTAATATTTTTTATTTTATAAAAGATAATAAAAATTTGCTAAAAAAAATATACGATGCATTAAATCCCAAAGGTGTTTTAATTACTTGCCATATGGAAGAGCAGAACAATACAATGGATGAAGCAAGTTTCTTTTATTTTTTATTTTTAAATTTACAAGGAAAAAAGAGTTTAAAACAAGAAGACTTAAAAAAAGACTTCAAGGATGTAGGCTTTAAAAGTATTACTACATTAAGAAGGGAAGATTTTCCTATGACTCCTAATTATATACATATTGTAAGGAAATAAAGATGAATGCATTACAAAAAAAGAACATACTCTTTTCTATTTTATTTATTGCTATTTTAACGCCTGTGATATTTTTTGTCATGGGTATTCCAATGATATTGCAAATGAAAGGATATGATGCAGCACTTATTGGAAGCTTTCAATTAATTGGACTGCCTATGGTTTTTAAATTCATAATGTCGGCACCTATAGATAGGTATGTTTTTGAAAAAAGACATTATAAAAAATGGATTTTCTATAGTGGAATAGTATATGCTTTACTTTTGGTGTATATAAGTTTTCTTTCTTTAGAAGATAATATCTCATTGA
The Campylobacteraceae bacterium genome window above contains:
- the rfaE1 gene encoding D-glycero-beta-D-manno-heptose-7-phosphate kinase, producing MIESILQSNKRTSILVIGDLMIDHYLWGSCERISPEAPVPVVDIKSETTVLGGAGNVINNLVSLGAEVGVLSVVGNDAVANELKYILDETGAKSFLTEQAGRKTSKKSRLMAAKSQIVRYDHESKNDISFESVKKIFSKFQEIINGYDIILLSDYGKGVLTDTLTKEIIEYASKYDKKVLVDPKGTDYSKYKGAYLLTPNKKEAQIASGIEIDSSDTLEFALKRLKDIAALTYSVITLSEDGIAILKDNNVITKPTVAREVYDVTGAGDTVLASLGFALCLQDDIEIAVEFANLAAGVVVGKLGSATVSLDEIEDYKSSISKSSIELHIKTQDEIENLTKRLALKNKKIVFTNGCFDILHKGHVSYLNIAKSFGDVLIVGLNSDASVRALKGENRPVNEEDDRAYMLSALESVDYVVVFNDDTPYELIKKIQPHTLVKGADYEGKEVVGSDIAKETRLVEFVEGKSTTKLIEKIKNK
- the gmhA gene encoding D-sedoheptulose 7-phosphate isomerase gives rise to the protein MKDIIKNEFNLHLETITNVINTMQGPLEEAAKLAVDTLKAGNKILLFGNGGSAADAQHIAAELTGRYKTERRGLPGIALTTDTSALTAIGNDYGYERIFDRQVESLANKGDLLLGISTSGNSKNVISAFRLGREMGCRILGFSGRDGGAMNEYCDVNLIVPSNDTPRIQEMHILFGHTICHIIDTAYEEK
- a CDS encoding adenine phosphoribosyltransferase, encoding MNLSKADKQIISDSIRDIQDFPKKGIVFKDITTLLNNKEAYQVLMNHLEERYKTYDLDYIAGIDARGFIFGAALADRLKIGFVPIRKKGKLPSTTVCEKYELEYGFDEVEVHLDAFKDIPNARVLMIDDLIATGGTANAAAKLINNVNALLVESCFIMNLTFLNGSEAVSKHAPVYSVLEI
- the trpB gene encoding tryptophan synthase subunit beta — protein: MNNQNNNLEEEFREFFYLPKASKFDPDENGHFDKFGGRYVPETLMPALLELEKEYKSIRFDKDFWIEVNALLKDYVGRENPLYYAKNISEEMGAKVYLKREDLNHTGAHKVNNVIAQGLLAKRLGKKKVIAETGAGQHGVATATIAALLGLECTVFMGAKDVERQELNVFRMKLLGAKVVSVESGSKTLKDSMNEAIRYWVTNARDTYYIIGTVAGPHPYPMMVRDFQAIIGFEARKQILQKENCLPDYVIACIGGGSNAIGMFSHFLEDKETTCIGIEAGGLGIDTDKHGCSLAKGTPGVLHGQCSYLLQDKEGQILEAHSISAGLDYPGIGPEHAYHKELETVEYDSITDQEALDAFVWLSRKEGIIPAFESAHAIAYLKKAQKRFKDKIIIINLSGRGDKDMVQAKDLLNFD
- a CDS encoding DedA family protein; this translates as MNNLLRLFKKHSGKILALVVITFFSFLAYNLYQAPVDGFTDKFVYLLKTYGYVILFAWSILEGEAGLIMAGLLSHTGDMNVYMAVFIAGLGGFAGDQIYFYIGRFNKAYVHKKFRGQRRKFALSHLLLKKYGWPIIFMQRYMYGMRTIIPISIGLTRYSAKMFAFINLISAWCWAAITIVPAWYFGEEILVVLHWAKEHWYFALPFALIFGGSIIYYFNKMTKKKEENEN
- a CDS encoding leucyl aminopeptidase, with translation MKINLNDKNINKISADVEIIITTPTNLNKSNDIKLLEKVNFKAHDEEVVLLLEKQKIYVGCEDNSYDGIAIAISSAIKELKKTTFTSAKVLLENDDENILKPLVEGAFLGEYEFSKYKAKKEKSTKIKLTIVCKKLTTLLVNILEDSVIIASSVNKVRDFVNTIPNDFFPKTMSREAKKIAKNDDVSVKIYGEDYLDNNKMHTMLAVGRASRHESQLIHLTYKPKNATKKIVLVGKGLTYDSGGLSLKPADGMLGMKSDKGGGCAVLGILNAVSLLKLPIEVHGIIGAVENMIGGDAYKPDDVLIAKNGTSIEIKNTDAEGRLVLADCLCYAQEQVEDLDYIFDFATLTGAAVVGVGQYTTAIMGNDIALKCSAVGTALRAGELATNLPFNRHLRKLIKSDIADIANLGTTRLGGAITAGIFLDQFITKKNKNKWLHFDIAAPAYVTHAWGYNPIGASGAGVRMTVEFLKNLDNNKC
- a CDS encoding helix-turn-helix transcriptional regulator, which encodes MCKLNLEEILLDNISSNENILENTFPKNIGKDYMEKLHIQEGLLLLKTHFEFLKPTKIKTNQHEKKFVITFGLKGYSNYKSSGKKEIIEFKEGFTTISLFDGSQGIREFTSKKVEQIRLIVNEDFLQKNFENTILNKYGNHKKLNLIDFSPTSVKSERILNEIYAHSNNSEINKLFLQSKILELLYLEINKISATKNAIKLNTYDKQQILKAKEILLQDLQNPPSIVELAKIVCINEFKLKKGFKQVYKQSPYQFLTKYKLTKAKYLLEEGEYNVNEVAHLMGYKYSNNFSNAFFKEFKINPKECIKNIKYYS
- a CDS encoding TonB-dependent receptor — its product is MIDLKSKTLLTITSIILSSNLLANNTQNLNTVTVSAQKSIEDVQKIPMSINVFNAQTLKNNTITKLDDIALYTPGLLLFNTGEEGLITPSIRGISGNISSFSTPVSLYLDGVPVMSSFGYTNALLDVERIEVLKGPQGTLYGNNSEVGVINIISKKPNNKSKAKLSVIIANKGKKEYQANLSFPIIKDKFYVSLALKHEEKDGFIKNTNSYQKENNKEGDFQKINLRFTPLDNLDISFVVSNSKRNDGSLDWAKAGQENNVEVSSNLIGYSKPKERNYSLKVDYDINNTSKFTSITAKRNYKEKAALDLDLSATNMAHIYRDYEFDTFSQEFKLEKNFKNTKLLAGVYFSKEKDDIYFKRVTMMAPLGMSSLQYLNSKTYSIYSNVTTRINDKFSISAGLRYDYEKKDLILASSTIKLEKDFKNISPKLSFLYDFNDESMMYFTLAQGYKSGGFNAFVSLQDEKKFTEEELTSYELGYKTYLFNNSVIFNSSLYYMNINDMQVELRDGSNNPYTTNAAKAKSQGLELEVQAFVSDDITLFANGALNKTIFKEYKNNSNDYSGNTNPFAPKYNFNLGVLYENVSGYFTKVDLAGYGKTYFDPANKYFQKAYEVVNVKVGYSSKNYEIYFYGKNVFDQKHDATNVYLNGTVSVYNDDKEFGVQLAYKF
- a CDS encoding class I SAM-dependent methyltransferase; its protein translation is MTKNINTYLQMLLVQQKVELLSIALNFELFKALEEKEHSYITLAKHMRSNKNNTKILLEGLDLLGLIKEENNIYVNTKLSRTYFTAGKKNYCGDLFLHRKDLLSKANTMLSSLILKENEDNSNAKHPEVWAKAAKKNLKQEQLNLISPISLNIVKELKEFKHFKKMLDLGCSSGILSLEFVKNHPSMTAVCFDYKEVTTVVKTHIKEYDLENRVSVISGDIEEDDIGKGYDFIWCSNIFYFIKDNKNLLKKIYDALNPKGVLITCHMEEQNNTMDEASFFYFLFLNLQGKKSLKQEDLKKDFKDVGFKSITTLRREDFPMTPNYIHIVRK